A region from the Nocardioides exalbidus genome encodes:
- a CDS encoding ATP-binding protein, which translates to MEVGKVAGTADSTPLKFHVAVADGAYLQLDDVVTCSRDVPGVGKVVTSGLVTDVISRHEGASFGSDVFLIADGVMPAQVQEIAEVTTTRVDPELYVPPRPGSAAHRASGEVRDQALYFDQMDAKVPVGLGRDGQPVFLNLEFLDGTRGAHVSISGISGVATKTSFALFLLHSVFTSGALGGRQTNAKALIFSVKGEDLLFLDQPNSKLTDTRAGVYSRLGLAAAPFGSTGFFSPPAPGDQTGRPNVKGRTSGVNAFWWTLHEFCQRELMRYVFTDVEDEKNQYTMVVHQVAARLKADAVSAGNDGAVGIDGQHARTWPELIDIVCDKLTDDTNEVERRRWAGPVTGIGTINAFIRRLRSSERHLTPILRGDLPASGSRQISTSNQQVTVVDLHALHDRAQRFVVGVVLASETERKEAAGSGGLLFTMLDELNKYAPRDGSSPIKEVLLDIAERGRSLGIILIGAQQTASEVERRIVSNSSIKVVGRLDPAEAGRPEYGFLPASQRGRATLAKPGTMFVSQPEIPVPLAVEFPFPAWATRLSEVVDPTFSSSASAGGGDAAAQPAAADPFSLLPDLDGDDGAIPEPGPNEPPF; encoded by the coding sequence ATGGAAGTCGGCAAGGTGGCCGGCACCGCGGACTCCACGCCGTTGAAGTTCCACGTCGCGGTAGCTGACGGCGCCTACCTCCAGCTCGACGACGTCGTGACGTGCTCTCGCGACGTCCCCGGTGTCGGGAAGGTCGTCACATCCGGCCTCGTCACCGACGTCATCTCCCGCCACGAAGGCGCATCGTTCGGTTCGGACGTCTTTTTGATCGCCGACGGCGTCATGCCCGCCCAGGTGCAGGAGATCGCGGAGGTCACCACCACCCGCGTCGACCCGGAGCTGTACGTGCCTCCGCGCCCTGGGTCGGCGGCCCACCGGGCGTCGGGTGAGGTTCGCGACCAGGCCTTGTACTTCGACCAGATGGACGCCAAGGTGCCCGTCGGCCTCGGCCGCGACGGCCAGCCGGTGTTCCTCAATCTCGAGTTCCTCGACGGCACCCGCGGCGCGCACGTGTCCATCTCCGGCATCTCCGGCGTCGCGACCAAGACCAGCTTCGCGTTGTTCCTCCTGCACTCGGTGTTCACCTCCGGCGCCCTCGGTGGTCGGCAGACGAACGCGAAGGCGCTCATCTTCTCCGTCAAGGGCGAGGACCTGCTGTTCCTCGACCAGCCGAACTCGAAGCTCACCGACACCCGTGCGGGCGTCTACTCGCGTCTGGGCCTCGCCGCGGCCCCGTTCGGCTCCACCGGCTTCTTCTCCCCACCCGCGCCAGGTGACCAGACTGGGCGGCCGAACGTGAAGGGCCGCACGTCCGGCGTCAACGCGTTCTGGTGGACCCTCCATGAGTTCTGCCAGCGCGAGCTGATGCGCTACGTGTTCACCGACGTCGAGGACGAGAAGAACCAGTACACGATGGTCGTCCACCAGGTCGCTGCACGGCTCAAGGCGGACGCGGTCTCCGCCGGCAACGACGGAGCCGTGGGCATCGACGGGCAGCACGCGCGAACGTGGCCCGAGCTCATCGACATCGTGTGCGACAAGCTCACCGACGACACCAACGAGGTGGAGCGGCGCCGGTGGGCAGGCCCGGTGACGGGCATCGGCACGATCAACGCGTTCATCCGCCGGCTTCGGTCCAGTGAACGGCACCTGACCCCGATCCTGCGTGGCGACCTGCCCGCTTCCGGCAGCCGGCAGATCTCCACGTCCAACCAGCAGGTCACGGTCGTGGACCTGCACGCTCTGCACGACCGGGCACAGCGGTTCGTCGTTGGTGTCGTCCTAGCCTCGGAGACCGAACGCAAGGAAGCGGCCGGCTCCGGCGGCCTGCTGTTCACGATGCTCGATGAGCTGAACAAGTACGCGCCGCGCGACGGGTCCTCACCCATCAAGGAGGTGCTGCTCGACATTGCCGAACGCGGTCGTAGCCTCGGCATCATCCTGATCGGTGCGCAGCAGACCGCCTCCGAGGTCGAGCGGCGCATCGTGTCGAACTCCTCCATCAAGGTCGTCGGGCGTCTCGACCCGGCCGAGGCCGGGCGCCCGGAGTACGGGTTTCTTCCCGCCTCCCAGCGCGGTCGCGCGACGCTGGCCAAGCCCGGCACGATGTTCGTCTCCCAGCCCGAGATTCCGGTACCTCTCGCTGTCGAGTTCCCGTTCCCTGCCTGGGCCACGCGACTGTCCGAGGTCGTCGACCCGACGTTCTCCAGCAGCGCGTCCGCAGGTGGCGGCGACGCGGCCGCTCAGCCAGCGGCAGCTGACCCGTTCTCGCTGCTGCCCGACCTCGACGGCGACGACGGCGCGATTCCTGAGCCGGGACCCAACGAACCGCCGTTCTGA
- a CDS encoding tyrosine-type recombinase/integrase produces MTLHTSSPAARTGRLHVVEAREAAVLALRAEAFDRFQRRYRHNPGSQQTMVRALEACARLSSNGDCQAVNYPWELLTDELIVEELWRDVIGPRSRNTALKWATAIRVMLSCCRRVGLLTHEELLRASAFETTDGGKVLKPAGRYLSEESVNALLNACRHGRTGGAAVHIRDHALLAVLASSAVRSVEITGLEVDNFALDEHRLDLTITKGSRPREAWLHPVAIEALEAWLAIRGRAPGPLFVPLSRTGRPMVDRGALSYHQVWKIVRRRAAEAGLGVVTPHDLRRFVITTLLANGHDLLLVCRIAGHVRPETTAAYDRRPAEAQRAAIESLSLRAFQTSRRRDLQD; encoded by the coding sequence ATGACCCTGCACACCTCGTCCCCAGCGGCACGTACGGGCCGCCTCCACGTCGTCGAGGCACGCGAGGCAGCGGTCCTAGCGCTGCGCGCCGAGGCGTTCGACCGCTTCCAGCGTCGCTACCGCCACAACCCAGGCAGCCAGCAGACCATGGTGCGGGCCCTCGAAGCCTGTGCCCGACTCAGCAGCAACGGCGACTGCCAAGCGGTGAACTACCCCTGGGAGCTGCTCACCGACGAGCTCATCGTCGAGGAGCTCTGGCGCGACGTCATCGGCCCGCGGTCCCGGAACACGGCACTGAAGTGGGCCACCGCCATTCGAGTCATGCTCAGCTGCTGCCGGCGTGTCGGCCTGCTGACTCACGAGGAGCTGCTCCGCGCCTCGGCGTTCGAGACCACTGACGGCGGCAAAGTGCTCAAGCCCGCCGGGCGATACCTGTCCGAGGAGTCGGTCAACGCCCTCCTCAACGCCTGCCGCCACGGGCGAACGGGCGGTGCGGCCGTCCACATTCGCGACCACGCCCTCCTCGCCGTGCTCGCCTCCTCCGCCGTCCGGTCGGTCGAAATCACCGGCCTCGAGGTCGACAACTTCGCTCTCGACGAGCACCGACTGGACCTGACCATCACCAAAGGCAGCCGGCCCCGAGAGGCGTGGCTGCACCCGGTCGCAATCGAGGCCCTCGAGGCGTGGTTGGCGATCCGCGGGCGTGCGCCGGGCCCGTTGTTCGTGCCCCTCTCGCGCACCGGACGTCCGATGGTCGATAGGGGGGCACTCAGCTACCACCAGGTCTGGAAGATCGTGCGGCGGCGAGCAGCCGAGGCCGGGCTGGGGGTCGTCACCCCGCACGACCTCCGCAGGTTCGTCATCACCACGCTGCTCGCCAACGGCCACGACCTGCTCCTCGTGTGCCGCATCGCCGGTCATGTCCGCCCCGAGACCACCGCCGCGTACGATCGCCGCCCCGCCGAGGCACAGCGCGCGGCTATCGAGTCCCTCTCCCTGCGCGCGTTTCAGACGAGTCGGCGACGCGATCTCCAGGACTGA
- a CDS encoding tyrosine-type recombinase/integrase — protein sequence MDVPDGTTPPRGDAKSSPFDRLTAAASFRVPTPEDGPDRDGNRSWHDPDPGAGSHLGEGRTPYDRALNRWADGVSRSRARTRFRMAKRLLVADMDTPVEAQDLRAFPWHQLSVEDAQDFHRAVYRRYDKQSSRNDIVCPLRAIVVQCYATGLISALRREELLEALNTLAPGRSTRRHRITDDEFDALMEVCLTTGTAFARARNSAIIALFRTTGLRVSELTRIDLCDWDRREDTIHLRMTKNADPHTLFLHPGTKALLVDWLAVRGTKPGKLFCSMHGPIDRAMTPSSVRYMLANRCDVAGIPHFGTHDFRRTFATEMLRQYDAALVSKLLNHRKLSSTLIYDMSTDDEMRHAVASIALGPFHEGGAA from the coding sequence TTGGACGTCCCCGACGGCACCACGCCGCCCAGGGGCGACGCCAAGTCATCGCCGTTCGACCGGCTGACCGCAGCCGCCTCCTTCCGAGTCCCGACACCCGAGGACGGCCCCGACAGGGACGGCAACCGCAGCTGGCACGACCCCGACCCGGGCGCCGGTTCCCACCTCGGGGAGGGGCGCACCCCCTACGACCGTGCCCTCAACCGGTGGGCCGACGGCGTGAGCCGCTCCCGCGCCCGCACCAGGTTCCGAATGGCCAAGCGGCTGCTCGTCGCGGACATGGACACCCCTGTCGAGGCACAGGACCTCCGCGCCTTCCCGTGGCACCAGCTCAGCGTCGAAGATGCTCAGGACTTCCACCGGGCCGTCTACCGCCGCTACGACAAGCAGTCGTCGCGCAACGACATCGTCTGCCCGCTCCGCGCGATCGTCGTCCAGTGCTACGCCACCGGTCTGATCAGCGCGCTTCGACGAGAGGAACTCCTCGAAGCCCTGAACACGCTCGCCCCCGGGCGCTCGACCCGCCGCCACCGCATCACCGACGACGAGTTCGACGCACTCATGGAGGTCTGCCTGACCACCGGCACCGCATTCGCCCGTGCCCGCAACAGCGCCATCATCGCCTTGTTCCGTACCACTGGCCTGCGGGTTAGCGAGCTCACCCGGATCGACCTGTGCGACTGGGACCGACGTGAGGACACCATCCACCTGCGCATGACGAAGAACGCAGACCCGCACACCTTGTTCCTGCACCCCGGGACCAAGGCTCTGCTCGTGGACTGGCTCGCCGTGCGCGGCACGAAGCCCGGCAAGTTGTTCTGCAGCATGCACGGCCCCATCGACCGCGCCATGACGCCGTCCTCGGTCCGGTACATGCTGGCGAACCGCTGCGACGTCGCCGGCATCCCGCACTTCGGTACCCACGACTTTCGCAGGACCTTCGCCACCGAGATGCTGCGGCAGTACGACGCTGCGCTGGTCAGCAAGCTGCTCAACCACCGCAAGCTCTCCAGCACCCTCATCTACGACATGTCCACCGACGACGAGATGCGCCACGCGGTCGCGTCTATCGCGCTGGGCCCCTTTCACGAGGGCGGGGCGGCATGA
- a CDS encoding DNA adenine methylase, translating into MIDLLELAPSVGADGILTVLPAKLDCLVDVPHPFPYQGSKRALAHAILRYLPDDTATLVEPFAGSAAISIAARYANVADRAVINDVNAPLMAMWRAIIDQPVELADQYEAMWQDSLEDPKAFFLAKRSEFNETNDPALLLYLLNRIVKGAVRYGKTGLFNQSADNRRLGAKPATVRERLVRTSKVMQGTDVHSGSYAPLLIDAGASDVVYMDPPYQGVTNVRDHRYMSGLAREDFEQALHKANDNNVSYVISYDVVREDNKYGEPIDSELGLTHLHVIAGRSAQSTLSGGSDVTVESLYLSPALVDRLGGIDHLIA; encoded by the coding sequence GTGATCGACCTCCTCGAACTTGCCCCTTCCGTCGGCGCGGACGGAATCCTCACCGTGCTCCCGGCCAAGCTCGACTGCCTCGTTGACGTGCCTCACCCGTTCCCCTACCAAGGGAGCAAGCGCGCCCTCGCTCACGCGATCCTCCGGTACCTGCCGGACGACACCGCGACCTTGGTCGAGCCCTTCGCAGGATCTGCGGCCATCAGCATCGCTGCTCGCTACGCCAACGTTGCCGATCGAGCCGTCATCAACGACGTCAACGCGCCGCTCATGGCGATGTGGCGGGCGATCATCGATCAGCCAGTCGAGCTAGCGGACCAGTACGAAGCGATGTGGCAAGACTCACTGGAAGACCCCAAGGCGTTCTTCCTCGCCAAGCGCAGCGAGTTCAACGAAACGAACGATCCGGCGCTGCTGCTGTACCTGTTGAACCGGATAGTCAAGGGCGCTGTCCGTTACGGCAAGACCGGGCTGTTCAACCAGTCGGCCGACAACAGGCGCCTAGGCGCCAAGCCCGCCACAGTTCGCGAGCGCCTCGTCCGAACGTCGAAGGTGATGCAGGGAACCGACGTCCACTCAGGTTCCTATGCGCCGCTCTTGATCGACGCCGGAGCTTCCGATGTCGTCTACATGGACCCACCGTACCAGGGCGTGACTAATGTCCGGGACCACCGATACATGTCCGGACTGGCTCGCGAGGATTTTGAGCAGGCGCTACACAAGGCCAACGACAACAACGTCTCCTACGTGATCTCGTACGACGTCGTCCGCGAGGACAACAAGTACGGCGAGCCGATCGATAGCGAGCTTGGGCTGACACATCTTCATGTCATCGCTGGCCGGTCGGCGCAATCCACGCTCTCGGGCGGCAGCGACGTAACCGTGGAGTCGCTGTACCTCTCACCCGCGCTGGTCGACCGGCTGGGCGGGATAGATCACCTGATCGCCTGA
- a CDS encoding HNH endonuclease — protein sequence MSYASTYSAEFIDWARSQPMSARARKALEFMLEHGSVTTGDLKAAGYDHPPRAVRDVKDAGLMVESKLVNVGGTRMSRYTLLDTMSEGFVQRRPISNAFRNALFDQHDHRCAVCGEKFITRMLQADHRVPFAIGGDPAPELQHYMPLCGSDNRAKSMSCENCPNWSVRDVDTCKTCYWHDPAHYSHVATVDERRLAITARGMDVANFDQLAEEAAQQGLTFGEYLLEVIDGLTQPR from the coding sequence GTGTCTTACGCGTCGACCTACAGTGCCGAGTTCATCGACTGGGCCCGCTCGCAGCCCATGTCCGCCCGCGCCCGCAAGGCACTGGAGTTCATGTTGGAGCACGGGAGTGTCACGACGGGCGACCTGAAGGCTGCCGGGTACGACCACCCACCGCGCGCGGTCCGCGACGTCAAAGACGCGGGGCTGATGGTTGAGAGCAAGCTCGTCAACGTCGGCGGTACGCGCATGAGTAGGTACACGCTCCTGGACACGATGAGCGAAGGCTTTGTGCAGCGTAGGCCGATTTCGAACGCGTTTCGTAACGCGCTGTTCGACCAACATGACCACCGCTGCGCGGTCTGTGGCGAGAAGTTCATCACGCGGATGCTCCAAGCGGACCACCGAGTGCCGTTCGCCATCGGTGGAGATCCAGCACCCGAGCTCCAGCACTACATGCCGTTGTGCGGCTCCGACAATCGGGCCAAGTCGATGTCCTGCGAGAATTGTCCCAACTGGTCAGTGCGGGACGTCGATACCTGCAAGACCTGTTACTGGCACGACCCCGCGCACTACTCGCACGTGGCCACCGTTGACGAACGCCGCCTGGCGATCACGGCACGCGGAATGGACGTCGCTAACTTCGATCAACTGGCGGAAGAGGCTGCTCAACAGGGACTGACGTTCGGCGAATACCTACTTGAGGTCATCGACGGGCTGACGCAGCCGAGGTAG